From the genome of Candidatus Baltobacteraceae bacterium:
CCAAAGCCGGCGTGCAGATGCTGCCGGGTGCGAACGGCGGAGCGGAATGGTCGCCGCCGGCCTACTCGCCGCAAACGCACGATCTATACGTGCTCGCGATGAATCAGCTCATGAACTTCACCACGCAGGAACCGAAGGCGCGCCAAGGCCAGATTCGGCTCGGCAGCGCGTTCACCAACGTTCCGAAAAACGGCGTGCAGAACGGGCCGTTCGTGGCGGTGAACATGGACACCGGGAAGATCGCCTGGAAGTACGTCGCGCCGCAACCGCTCATCGGCGGCGCGCTCGCAACCGGCGGCAACCTCGTCTTCATGGGCGAGGGCAACGGCTGGTTCGATGCCTTCAACGCCAAAACCGGAACGCGCGTCTGGCGCTACCAACTCGGCGCCGGCGTCAACGCGCCGCCGGTCACCTACGAAGTCAACGGCGTGCAATACATCGCCGTCGCCGCCGGCGGCAACTTCCAACTCGGCTACCCCTACGGCGACGCCATAGCCATCTTCAAACTCACCCACTAATCCCGCACATGCTTCGACAAACTCATGCTTCGACAAGCTCAGCATGACAAAAAATACCCCCTTGTCATCCTGAGCCTGTCGAAGGACGAGCCTGTCGAAGGACGGAGCCTGTCGAACGCCTCGTCGTTTATGCTGAAGGCGAAACGAAGCGCTCGGGGAAGATGCGCGGATGAATCGTTACCTCGTACTGCTCGCGGCCACCGCGCTGCTTGTCGCTACGAGCGCTTGTGCCTCGCATGCGAAGCCTGCTCCGCCGCCGCCGACAGTCAATGCGAATGGCCGGTCGATCTTCCAAACCGGCAAAAATTCGAGCGGCGTACAGATCGTTGCGAGACCGGCCGCGCTCATGTCGAGTTGCGCCGCTTGCCATCGCGCCGACGGCGCCGGCGGCCTGCACTTTGCCAGAGGCGCCGTCAGCGCCGACCTGCGCTATAAAGCGCTCGTCACGGGTCAGGCGCCGCGCCCGTACACGATAACGCTTCTCGAACGAGCGATTGCGACCGGCATCGACAACAACGGTCAGCCGCTCAGCCGGGTAATGCCGCGCTGGAGGCTCTCGCCGAGCGATCTTCACGATGTCGCCGCCTACGTGCTCACCGCGTTGAAGTAGAGCACGCTCGATCGACGCGGTGCGTCGCGCTCTCGCGGCCACGTGAAGTTTCCAAACCCGACGCTTAAAGGCACGACGCTCGC
Proteins encoded in this window:
- a CDS encoding cytochrome c codes for the protein MNRYLVLLAATALLVATSACASHAKPAPPPPTVNANGRSIFQTGKNSSGVQIVARPAALMSSCAACHRADGAGGLHFARGAVSADLRYKALVTGQAPRPYTITLLERAIATGIDNNGQPLSRVMPRWRLSPSDLHDVAAYVLTALK